Proteins encoded in a region of the Nicotiana tomentosiformis chromosome 9, ASM39032v3, whole genome shotgun sequence genome:
- the LOC104104549 gene encoding transcription factor HEC2-like, translating into MDLHDITQSINNIEMTQFLSNHNSNYMMCNSIDEHNALHLLPIHDETFDIEKLSSMDAMREMIFRMAMMQPIHIDPESVKPPKRKNVKISKDPQSVAARHRREKISERIRILQRLVPGGTKMDTASMLDEAVHYVKFLKKQLKSLEQAAAVNRPMITGFSTTLMAQPVDYLSSFRSCQTPHLMSSNAQMLS; encoded by the coding sequence ATGGATTTACATGATATTACACAATCGATCAACAATATTGAAATGACTCAATTTCTATCAAATCACAACTCTAATTATATGATGTGCAACTCAATCGATGAACATAACGCGCTACATCTTTTACCAATCCACGACGAGACTTTTGATATTGAGAAACTGAGTTCAATGGATGCAATGAGGGAGATGATTTTTCGTATGGCGATGATGCAACCTATTCACATTGATCCAGAGTCAGTAAAACCGCCTAAGAGAAAGAACGTGAAGATATCAAAAGATCCACAGAGCGTTGCAGCTAGGCATCGGAGGGAAAAAATAAGCGAGAGGATAAGGATTTTGCAGAGACTTGTTCCTGGTGGTACAAAAATGGACACAGCTTCTATGTTAGATGAGGCTGTTCATTATGTTAAGTTTTTGAAGAAACAACTCAAATCTTTGGAACAAGCAGCTGCTGTTAATAGGCCAATGATTACTGGATTTTCCACAACATTAATGGCACAACCTGTGGATTATTTAAGTTCTTTTAGGTCATGCCAAACTCCTCATTTGAT